From Mya arenaria isolate MELC-2E11 chromosome 1, ASM2691426v1, a single genomic window includes:
- the LOC128231409 gene encoding late secretory pathway protein AVL9 homolog isoform X4 — translation MDVKELVQMFRHKVVMLFKLVLLERRVLVTGAPVERLGNTLMSLLSLFPGMIEHGLDESTSYGKHKSVSPTMKNVGLAEDSDDFLEIRYSGDKSPELSVISGGDTFPAVEPSSPTMDRGLDRPNFTLKDNHSKESLTSLNHSSLTNNNSKVANTNNSDLKIHKAVKRRNSSEPSVSNSELGETLDYVDDYYTSDAKQRADTQFDKIGTEHANASDINESYSGDHQRIVLAEDSNLLTGVTSYEAVQKGKSIPKKGSVINIEEYSLEIAENHFGSLPKEILGQGQDGKEDVSSSLKQRSQTEESVEDLDSPESISKIDQEDCFSWEDDNLSLAINTDKGSLSLDESAGLASSFKDMPTLQRNLSEGSQGSGNGSSALDRTNSTGSQNEGKEVEEHREGQDQVGEGLSPGVKAAAIKSRLTNALSGLSLKQRLSRSKPGSRETSEPPSPVSSELPPLSQLHQDDMGFPLAVFTKGCVCYPYLSLQYFDLLSDVNIRGFLIGATNMLFRQKRHLTDVIIDVTDNKIEMHDRELQRHLVLTTADLRFADILVKAVTGSGDDGYFEGTEWEGNDEWLRAQFRLYLEALIATINTDDAKLLEDFGGSFVQCWKTTHNYRVLASTERPGLTGEQAGHPCQGNLSMADIKVRLAHTMHNTEGGKKINAAVSQTGKYVVQTGKAVGGALTQAKSSLSSWFSTWKTSNNI, via the exons GCATGATAGAACATGGTCTTGACGAGAGCACGAGCTACGGGAAACATAAAAGTGTCAGCCCAACTATGAAGAATGTAGGGCTGGCAGAAGATTCTGACGACTTCCTCGAGATCAG GTATAGTGGCGATAAGTCTCCAGAGCTGTCCGTCATATCTGGGGGAGATACATTTCCAGCTGTGGAGCCTTCCTCCCCTACCATGGATCGTGGACTAGATCGGCCCAATTTTACATTGAAAGATAATCACTCAAAGGAATCACTCACATCTTTAAACCATTCTAGTCTCACAAATAACAATTCCAAGGTCGCAAATACAAACAATTCAGACTTAAAAATTCATAAGGCTGTGAAAAGGAGAAATAGTAGTGAACCTTCAGTAAGTAACTCTGAACTTGGCGAGACGTTGGACTATGTGGATGATTACTATACATCGGATGCAAAACAAAGGGCTGATACACAATTTGACAAAATAGGAACTGAGCATGCAAATGCAAGTGATATAAATGAAAGTTATTCCGGTGATCACCAGAGGATTGTACTAGCGGAGGACAGCAATTTACTGACCGGGGTCACTTCATATGAGGCAGTACAG AAGGGTAAAAGCATTCCAAAAAAGGGTTCTGTGATAAATATAGAGGAATACTCACTCGAGATTGCGGAAAACCATTTTGGCAGCCTGCCAAAGGAAATCCTTGGTCAAGGTCAAGATGGCAAAGAGGATGTTTCAAGCTCATTAAAGCAAAGGTCACAAACAGAAGAAAGTGTTGAAGATTTGGATTCTCCAGAGAGCATCAGCAAGATTGATCAAGAAGATTGTTTCTCGTGGGAAGATGATAACCTATCTCTCGCCATTAACACTGACAAAGGGAGTCTAAGCCTGGATGAGAGTGCAGGACTGGCTAGCTCATTTAAGGATATGCCAACTCTTCAGCGAAACTTGTCTGAAGGATCACAGGGCAGTGGGAATGGTAGCTCTGCTCTGGACAGGACAAACTCTACAG GGTCCCAGAATGAGGGGAAAGAAGTTGAAGAGCACAGAGAGGGGCAAGACCAGGTGGGGGAGGGGCTTAGTCcag GCGTAAAAGCAGCTGCCATTAAAAGTCGTCTTACAAATGCACTGAGTGGCCTAAGTTTAAAGCAGCGACTGTCCCGCAGTAAACCTGGATCAAGGGAGACAAGCGAGCCCCCATCTCCAGTCAGCAGTGAGTTACCTCCCCTGTCACAACTACACCAAGATGATATGGGTTTTCCCCTCGCTGTCTTTACAAAG GGTTGTGTATGCTACCCATACCTATCCCTACAGTATTTTGATCTGTTGAGTGACGTGAACATACGTGGCTTTCTTATTGGAGCCACTAACATGCTGTTCAGGCAGAAACGACATCTTACAGACGTCATTATTGAT GTTACAGACAACAAGATTGAGATGCATGATCGTGAGTTACAGCGCCACCTTGTGTTGACCACAGCAGACCTCAGGTTTGCTGACATTCTGGTGAAGGCTGTTACAGGCTCCGGGGATGATGGATACTTTGAGGGCACGG AGTGGGAAGGGAATGATGAGTGGTTGAGGGCCCAGTTCCGACTCTACCTTGAGGCACTGATTGCTACCATCAACACTGATG ATGCTAAGCTGTTGGAGGATTTTGGTGGGTCGTTTGTGCAATGCTGGAAGACAACACATAACTACCGGGTGTTGGCTAGCACAGAGAGACCCGGGCTAACTGGGGAACAGGCAGG GCATCCATGTCAAGGCAACCTTAGTATGGCTGATATTAAAGTTCGGCTTGCACA TACCATGCATAATACGGAGGGTGGCAAGAAGATTAATGCTGCCGTGTCCCAGACAGGAAAATATGTCGTACAGACGGGAAAGGCTGTTG gtggGGCATTAACACAGGCCAAATCCTCCCTGTCCTCCTGGTTTTCGACATGGAAGACCAGCAACAATATATAA